The DNA segment GATTCTTTCGACCTTCTATCTTGTAATGAATCTAACTTTTCTGTTGCCTCAGCCTTTTCTTCACCCGTCGCCGTTGTAGACGCCATCACGGCGGATAGCTGTTCTTCCAATTTATCTCGTTCATTTTGCATTTCTAGGCGAATAGCTGCAAAAAGTTCGTCAGTTGACATCTGCGAAATCACTGTATCATCAGCATTTTCACCTGTCATTTCCCCTTCACTTGTTGCTTGTTCTAATTCAGTATCTTGTATAAAAGCCATCTCTCCATTGTCAGGAGACGTCATGTAATACACACTTAGAACAATTAGCAAGCTTAACATCGTTAACAACCAAACTGTTTGTTTTTTAACCAAAATAATCCCTCCCTATGATTTAGGCAAAACGGAAACTCTATGACTAGGTACATCCAACACTCTTGAAACGGCTTCAACCACCCATCCCTTCACTTTCATCTGGTCTACGCCTTTCGCTGTTACAAAAACTCCTCTTACCTCAGGTTTCTCCGTTTTAATTAGAAGCGGAACCTCTCGATCACCTTGACGTACAAGAACTAGCTGCTGTTCCTTAGAATAATCCTCAATTTCTCTCTCTCCTCCATTCGTATCCGTCTCCTGTGTTGTCTGTTTAGATATAATTAAATTTTTGTCATATACTTTTTCTTTAGTGGCAGCTAAATTAATCATGAGCTCTACTTCACTGACTCCACTTATATTCTCAAGAAGGGGGGCGAGTTGTTTTTCATATTCAACCTCCAGTTGACCAATGGAAACCTCAGAGGTATCTTGTTTTTTATTCGTTGGCTCTTGGACTGTCTCTTGTTGCGGAGGAGCCTCATTGCTTGGTGTTTGAAAGAAGTTACTCATTACAAGGAATAGTACACCTATTAAACCAACGATAATAAAATATTTCGGCTTATTTATTTTTGGACCGTCTTTTGAAGAAAAGGGCTTGAAGAGCTTATCCCACCATTTACTCATAGTCTTCCTCCCAGCGGATTTCAATTTGATCTTTTTTCAGTGCTAACAAATCGGCTGCCATTTCTTGAACCTCCCCTGTAAGCTTTCGGGTCGATACCTTTTCCTCTTCAGCAACTGAAATGGTTATCTCGTCTACTGCCCCTTCTCCGGGTTTAGAAGCAACAGAGAGAACAAGCTTGTCCAATGAATCCAACTGATGCGGTGTCCCGGAAAACTCCATATCCACATTCTCAAGGGATAGATCGAATTGTTCTTGAAGAGGCTCCTCCACTTTGTTCGTAATGGTTTCTGTAACTTGTTGTAATGTATATGCATCTTGTCCACGCATTATTTCATTTTTCTTTGATTCAATTTTCTCTGTTAATTGTTCCGAATTCACACGGTTTCCGAGTTGATTTTCTGCTGATTGTAATAAAGTGTTCGGGTCGACTTGGAGAACTCTTAACAACGGCCCGAGCAAGACTAAGAGCAACAGAATGGACATCACTAACCTTGCATATTTTTTCATTGATCCTGAAGGTAATAGGGCATCTGCCACCATTGCTAGCAGCAAAAATAATACAATTTGTGTAATCCATTGCGTAAATGCTGACATCATTTATCACCCTTATCGAACCATCATGGTTATATTGCTGGCAGCGACCATAATGACAATGACAAGAAAAAACATCATTGAAACCATAAGTAACGCTGCGAAAATGTACATGATATGACGACTAACGATGGCCATCGCTGTTATAACAGGTCCATCACCTAAAGGCTGTAGTAGAGCGGCCGCCAATTTATAAATCAAGGCAATCGCAAAAACTTTCAGTGCCGGGAATACTGCAATGCCGAGAAGAATAATAACCCCAGCAAGACCTAAAGTGTTTTTCAACACTAGAGAAGCACCAAGGATGGTGTCTGTAGCATCCGTGAACAAGCGTCCGACCACAGGTACGAAATTTCCTGTGACAAACCGGGCTGTCTTCATCGTTACACCATCCTGAACGGCTGTTACTGTACCTTGTACAGATATAACCCCAAGGAATATCGTTAAATACGCACCCATGATCGCCATTCCTGTTTTCCTTAATAATTCAGCCAATTGATCCACCTTATAGGTATCATTTAAAGTACCGACAATTAAGAGTAAGGCTGAAGAGGAAAAAAGCGGGACCAGTAAGAATTTAACTAACAACCCACTCGATTGCACAAGAACGACAATGATGGGGTGAAAAAAAGAGAAAGACATAAGGTGGCTGAATGATGCCATAATGCCAAGGAGCAAAGGAAGTAGTCCAATCATGAAACTACTCATTTGATTAATCGCTCCGATCGTGTAATCAATAACTAGTCCAAAACTTTCCAATGCAAGTGCAATCAGTACGAGATAAATCACCATATAGGCAATCCGGCTGACAACTGTATTTTCAAACGAAGACTGCATAGCTTGAAGCAGCGTACTAAATAAAGTCAGAAACAGCAGAGATGCTAACAGCTTTCCATTCACCAACAATTCATGAAAAAGAAAAGACAGAATGCCAGCCACCCATCCTTTTGGGTTACTAGCTCCTTTTTCTTCCACCAAGCTTCGAAAATCATCTATCGAGATATCCGGTAAATAGTCGCCGTATTGTTGATTGAGCTGTTGCAAACTCTCTTCAAGCTCCTCTGTAGAAACATGCTCCATTAAGGAAGGTACAGCATCTTGTGGTGCGGAAGCAGAGACCACAACAGGAAAACAGATCGCCCCCATCAGCACGCAGCTTATGAAGAATAAACGTTTCATTTTGTACCTCTCAATTCTCATCCTGTTGCTCCAGGAATAAATTCCAATATCGTTCTAATGACGGCTGTAATAATCGGGATAGCTAGCATCAGAATGAATAACTTACCAACCAGTTCAACTTTAGAAGCTAAGGCATTCAAACCAGCATCCCTTATCAGTTGAGCCCCGAATTCAGTTATATAAGCAATTCCGATTATTTTCAGTATGGTTTTAAAGTAAACGGACTCTACTTGGGCTTGGTCCGCCATGTACTGGAGCAAGGAAAAAATGTATCTGATCTGATCGAGAACAGTTGTAAAGATAATGATCACGGTAATCAATAGGAGTAAAAATGCGATAGATGTCTTTTGTTCCTTCAATAAAACGATTAATAGTGTTGCCACCAATCCTAGAGAAACGATTTGTACTATCCCCATGTTCTCTACCCCTGATATAAAAAGACTGATTTAATTTGTTGAAACAATTCCGCTAGTCGGTGAATAACGATAAACAGAACAATGATAAATCCTGTTAATGTAACAACTTGGGCAATTTCTTCTTTGCCCATTTGTTTTAAAATACTGTGGATCATAGCTACGATAATACCGACTCCAGCAATCTGAAACAGGATGGATGCATCTTGAAGCACAATGTCCCTTCCTCCTTATCAAATGAGTAATATAATGACTAACAGTCCACTCAAGACCCCCATCCCTCGAGCTACCTTCTGGTGTTTCCCTGATGATTCGATTGCATCGTTAAGTTGCAGATCGAGATGATGAAGAGTTAACTTTATTTGCTTCTGCTGCTGAACGAGATCGTGCTGTCCTAAAGTGCTTCCAAACTGAGCGACTATATCTAAATCCGTTTTCGTTAAGGCATTCCCATGACCATGCTCTTGAAGCCTCGTTTCCCATAGTTCTGCAAAATTACTACACGTTTCCTTCTCAGATAGTAGGTTGGAAAAAAACTCACAAATGGGAGTGGGAAGCTGGTTTGAGATTCGCTCGCATACTTCCCAAAGAGAAGACTGTCCATAAACCATTTCTGCTTCAATCATTTGTAAAGCGCTCTTCCATTGCCTAATTTGACCAGGGCGTTTTTTAAATTTGCCAGCTACATCAAATCCAACCCATGTACTAACCGTTAGTACGATTAAGGCGCCGATCCAACCCATTATCGACTCCCCCTTCAAAGGAAGTAATTTGTGCTCCTTGTGAGTTAAGGATACGGATAGAGCTTGGCCTATGAGGGGTTAATCGATCAAGCACGATATAGCGATCAAATATCTGATCCGCAATTAACCCATTTGCAGCTTTCCGCTTCATGACTGTCTCAAAACTGCTCCCATGAATGCTACAAATGACTTTCACTCCTGTGAATGTTGCCTCCCTAACTGCCTCAGCATCCTTTTCTCCACCTAATTCATCTACTAAAATAAGATCGGGAGACATGGAGCGGATCATCATCATCACTCCTTCAGCCTTAGGACAAGCATCCATCACATCTGTTCGTTCCCCTACATCCAGCTGTGGAATACCTTGATGGCAGGCTGCAAGCTCTGAACGTTCATCAATTAAAGCGACCTTTGATGCCCGTTTTAATGTTGTTCCTGAGCCAATGGATTTAGAAAGCTCACGGAGCAATGTTGTCTTCCCTGAATGAGGAGGGCCGATAATTAATGTATTCATCCACTCCCCACGCATGAGCAGATGTGGCAAGAACTGTTCCGCTCTACTCACAGAAGGACGTGCTATACGAATATTCATAAACGAAATATGCTTTAATGTGTCAATATCATGGTTGATGGTGTTTGCCTTTCCTGCTAATCCAACTCGATGTCCACCTTCAATAGTTATAAATCCCTCTCTTATTTCATCCTGTAATCGATATAGAGAAAATTGACTAATCTGATTTAATACATGAGTTAAATCGACCTGCGACAGCTGTACATTTGTTAATGTATGAACGTCTGTTGAATCTAGCACCTCCAGTCGTTGATGAACCCGCAATCGAATTTCCTGTACACTAGTCCAATCAACATCATTTAATAGGAGAGGTTGATAATGTTCTGGAAACAACCGAATAATCTCTTTCATTCAACCAAAAACTCCTTTTATTGATTTACTTTATATCTATGTACAAGTACATGAGTTATGACAGTTCTCTCATGAAAAACACACCTAAATCTAGCAAAACCACCTCTATTAACGAACAAAAAAAGAGCTACCCTGTAAGAGGATAGCTCATGCATTCTAGTACTGCTTATGCCCGTGATACATATTTTCCGTCACTTGTATTAATGAGCAGCACTTCACCTTCATTAATGAAGAACGGAACTTGTACAATGAGGCCTGTCTCTAAAGTGGCAGGCTTTGTTCCACCGCTCGCCGTATCTCCTTTAATACCCGGCTCCGTTTCTGTCACTTTAAGCTCGACATTATTTGGCAGTTCCACACCGATCGTTTCTGCTTGATAGGATTGGATCTGCACTTCCATGTTCTCTTTTAAATAGTTGAGTTGGTCAGAAATTTGTGCAGTTGGCAACTCTACCTGATCAAAGGTTTCAGAATCCATAAAGGCGTGCATATCACCAGATGCATATAAATATTGCATTTTACGGTTCTCAATATGTGCCCGTTCTACCTTTTCTCCACCTCTGAAGGTTTTTTCCTGGATGTTGCCGTTCCTAAGATTGCGAAGTTTGGAGCGAACAAATGCTGCCCCTTTTCCCGGCTTAACATGCTGGAAATCCATCACTTGCCAAATATTACCGTCTACTTCAATAGTTAGTCCTGTCCGAAAGTCGTTTACAGAAATCATTCTATTCCTCCTCTATAATTGTTTAGCCTTCTATAATCTAATTAATTCTTTTCGTGACTGGCTTAGAGGTTCATTACCCGTCTCAGTAACAACGGTATCATCCTCAATCCTGCAACCGCCTACGTTAGGTACATAGATCCCTGGTTCTACCGTCACAACCATACCTGCCTCAAGCGTCTGATCTGTTCTAGACGATAACCCTGGGCCCTCGTGTACATCTAAGCCAATACCATGACCGGTAGAATGCCCGAAGTATTCACCATACCCTTTTTCATTAATATAATCACGGGTAAGCGCATCTGCTTCTCTTCCGGTGATGCCGGATTTAATTCCTTCCATACCTCTAATTTGAGCTTGTAATACCGTATCATAAATTTCCTTTAACTCATCACTAATTTCACCTACAGCAATGGTACGTGTAATATCAGAGCAATAACCTTTATACAGGGCTCCGAAATCTAGTGTCACAAGTTCGCCTGATTGGATTTCTTTTTGTGAAGCTACCCCATGCGGAAGGGCGGAGCGATAACCTGATGCAACAATAATATCAAAGCTTGAAGAGGTGGCACCTTGTTTCCTCATGAAAAATTCTAGCTCATTAGACACATCAATTTCCTTCACTCCAGGCTTAATATAGCTTAGAATATGTTCGAATGCATCATCAGCAATCTTTACAGCATCCTTCAAGACAGTAAGCTCCTCATCTGTCTTAATCAAGCGTAACTTTTCAACTAACCCAGAAGTTGGTATAAGTTCTACGTCTAGCTGCTGACGGTAAATATCATATTGTGTGTATGTAACATGGTCTTGCTCAAACCCTAGATTTGTTAAGCCTAACCTTTTAACTTGTGACGCAACTTCTTCGTGCATCGGTCCCTTATGCTCCACCATAGTAAAGCCTTTCGCTTGCTCTGCTGCCTGTTCAGTATATCTGAAATCAGTAATGAACACAGCATCCCTTGCTGTAATTAATACAGCACCTGATGAACCGGTGAAGTTCGTTACATAACGGCGGTTTTTGCTGCTCATAATAAGTAAACCATCCAACTCCTTATCCATGATGGCTTGGCGCAAATTATCTAACTTAATCATACTCATTTCCCCCTCCAAATTGTAAGCTGATGAAACCCACGGATAATAGGCGGCAAGCCCAAATTGTTCCCCTTAGTGCCTGCCACCTGTGGGATACACAATGGATAAACCTAACATAGTCGACCATTTCAATCTAAACTGGCTACTGTATCAACTAAAGCACTTCCACTTTTCTAATTTTATCATACTCTTTGAATATCATCATTCTGCCGGCTGATTATATTCCTTAAACTCATATGATATCGAATACCCTATAAACACCCCATATAAAACAAATAAGCATATCGTAGTTACGAGAGAGTCAATTGTAAGCTGGGTAAAGTCAGGGACGGCTTGAAATATTGGATTCATCACATAAAATAGAAGACCAAATAGAATGATCCCGTAAATAAAACCTGGCCATATTCCATTTTTTCCTTTCAAAGCAACATAATAAGCGAACGCCACGAGTATGGATAATACGGCAACGATTCCGACAGCCAGAATTTCTGCAAGCAGCGTACTTGTCCATTCTGTTTGCCAGAAGGAACGAAAGATAAACGTAGCTGCGGAAACTTGTGAGAAGTTGAAATAATACGATATTGCGCCAAGTCCGCTCCATAATATTCCTGCAATGAAACCAATTAGTAATGTTTTAGATAGTACACTATGCGGGGGTTCCTGCTTACTTTGTTCTTTATGTTCTTTTGGTTGATCCTGGTCTTTTGGTTTGTCAGCCATTGTCATCACCTCATTTTTATTTTCTCCATTAAGAGCTATTTCATGCCCAAGAGTTTATCTTTTAAAAAGGTAGTGAATCATCAGTTTTTACTGTAAAATAGAAGCAGAAACCTATGACTGGTGTAGAGTGTTCACGACAAATAGTAAACAACCAGTCTATGGTGGGCAACAGGTATTAAGATAAAAAAGGTGATAGTATTGAATATTTTCAGCTTGAAAGGAAACAATTTAAAGTAGCAAGGCATCTTAACATTATCTTATCTTAGAGGATTTTCGCCTGAATAAGGACAAACACAAATAACTTAACAAATCTAAATAGTAAAATGTCTAAGAAACTAGGAACGTTTAAATCAAATATTCCTTCAAAAGATGCTAGAACATGATAAAAACAAAGGCATAAGTGGTATACACAATAGTAAGGTGTTTCCTATCAAAAATCTAATGCGAAGGAGGAAACTTAAAAATGTCAAGAAACTGGGGTACTCTTGTTATGTACACGCTTATTACCCTGGCAATTTTTTATGTAGGGTATCAAATGGTGACGAATCCTTCATCCTTTCTTTCATCGATCATTATGATGATTGGAATAGCTGTACTAGTATATGGTGCCATTTACTTCCTATTTCTCCGTAATCGTGTCAGAGCGGGTGCAGGCAGAAATAGTAACGAAATGAAAAAGTATAAACAAGCGGTCAAACAATCGAAGCAAAAGTATAAATCCCCGGCTCCTGTTAAAAGTAAAGCCAAACCCGCGCCTAAATTTTCATCTAACACGAAACAGACAAAAGCAAAACGCAAAAACGCCCCTAATCTACGTGTCATAGAAGGCAATAAAAGCAAAGGAAAAAATCGAGCCTCCTTTTAAGCGGCTCGATTTTTTATCTTTTCCAACGAACTAGAAATTGTTCGGCTTTCTCTTGCCCGATACTTATTAATTTTTTCTTTTGTTCTTCATTCATAAAGAAGTCAGTTGTCTCAATACCCTTTACTGGAATAAAGATGACATCCCTACTAGTTTCTTCTGATATATATCTAGCATCATGCGCTTTTTTCATAGTTCGAAATAAGGCATGAAACATTTGTATAGCGTTCTTAATTTTTTGTTCTGGAAGCTGGTCGGGCGGATCGCTTAACTGCATCCCAAGTATTGGTCGCTTTCGCTTACCATGCTCATTTTCAAACAACCAT comes from the Halobacillus shinanisalinarum genome and includes:
- a CDS encoding SpoIIIAH-like family protein; the protein is MVKKQTVWLLTMLSLLIVLSVYYMTSPDNGEMAFIQDTELEQATSEGEMTGENADDTVISQMSTDELFAAIRLEMQNERDKLEEQLSAVMASTTATGEEKAEATEKLDSLQDRRSKESILEKTISASVPYEDVLVRAEENTVHVTVKANELSKSQTREIMQMVSDEFGDIPVDVKFQPTK
- the spoIIIAG gene encoding stage III sporulation protein AG, with the translated sequence MSKWWDKLFKPFSSKDGPKINKPKYFIIVGLIGVLFLVMSNFFQTPSNEAPPQQETVQEPTNKKQDTSEVSIGQLEVEYEKQLAPLLENISGVSEVELMINLAATKEKVYDKNLIISKQTTQETDTNGGEREIEDYSKEQQLVLVRQGDREVPLLIKTEKPEVRGVFVTAKGVDQMKVKGWVVEAVSRVLDVPSHRVSVLPKS
- the spoIIIAF gene encoding stage III sporulation protein AF — its product is MSAFTQWITQIVLFLLLAMVADALLPSGSMKKYARLVMSILLLLVLLGPLLRVLQVDPNTLLQSAENQLGNRVNSEQLTEKIESKKNEIMRGQDAYTLQQVTETITNKVEEPLQEQFDLSLENVDMEFSGTPHQLDSLDKLVLSVASKPGEGAVDEITISVAEEEKVSTRKLTGEVQEMAADLLALKKDQIEIRWEEDYE
- the spoIIIAE gene encoding stage III sporulation protein AE; this encodes MKRLFFISCVLMGAICFPVVVSASAPQDAVPSLMEHVSTEELEESLQQLNQQYGDYLPDISIDDFRSLVEEKGASNPKGWVAGILSFLFHELLVNGKLLASLLFLTLFSTLLQAMQSSFENTVVSRIAYMVIYLVLIALALESFGLVIDYTIGAINQMSSFMIGLLPLLLGIMASFSHLMSFSFFHPIIVVLVQSSGLLVKFLLVPLFSSSALLLIVGTLNDTYKVDQLAELLRKTGMAIMGAYLTIFLGVISVQGTVTAVQDGVTMKTARFVTGNFVPVVGRLFTDATDTILGASLVLKNTLGLAGVIILLGIAVFPALKVFAIALIYKLAAALLQPLGDGPVITAMAIVSRHIMYIFAALLMVSMMFFLVIVIMVAASNITMMVR
- the spoIIIAD gene encoding stage III sporulation protein AD, with protein sequence MGIVQIVSLGLVATLLIVLLKEQKTSIAFLLLLITVIIIFTTVLDQIRYIFSLLQYMADQAQVESVYFKTILKIIGIAYITEFGAQLIRDAGLNALASKVELVGKLFILMLAIPIITAVIRTILEFIPGATG
- the spoIIIAC gene encoding stage III sporulation protein AC — protein: MLQDASILFQIAGVGIIVAMIHSILKQMGKEEIAQVVTLTGFIIVLFIVIHRLAELFQQIKSVFLYQG
- the spoIIIAB gene encoding stage III sporulation protein SpoIIIAB; translated protein: MGWIGALIVLTVSTWVGFDVAGKFKKRPGQIRQWKSALQMIEAEMVYGQSSLWEVCERISNQLPTPICEFFSNLLSEKETCSNFAELWETRLQEHGHGNALTKTDLDIVAQFGSTLGQHDLVQQQKQIKLTLHHLDLQLNDAIESSGKHQKVARGMGVLSGLLVIILLI
- the spoIIIAA gene encoding stage III sporulation protein AA is translated as MKEIIRLFPEHYQPLLLNDVDWTSVQEIRLRVHQRLEVLDSTDVHTLTNVQLSQVDLTHVLNQISQFSLYRLQDEIREGFITIEGGHRVGLAGKANTINHDIDTLKHISFMNIRIARPSVSRAEQFLPHLLMRGEWMNTLIIGPPHSGKTTLLRELSKSIGSGTTLKRASKVALIDERSELAACHQGIPQLDVGERTDVMDACPKAEGVMMMIRSMSPDLILVDELGGEKDAEAVREATFTGVKVICSIHGSSFETVMKRKAANGLIADQIFDRYIVLDRLTPHRPSSIRILNSQGAQITSFEGGVDNGLDRRLNRTNG
- the efp gene encoding elongation factor P, which translates into the protein MISVNDFRTGLTIEVDGNIWQVMDFQHVKPGKGAAFVRSKLRNLRNGNIQEKTFRGGEKVERAHIENRKMQYLYASGDMHAFMDSETFDQVELPTAQISDQLNYLKENMEVQIQSYQAETIGVELPNNVELKVTETEPGIKGDTASGGTKPATLETGLIVQVPFFINEGEVLLINTSDGKYVSRA
- a CDS encoding M24 family metallopeptidase, encoding MIKLDNLRQAIMDKELDGLLIMSSKNRRYVTNFTGSSGAVLITARDAVFITDFRYTEQAAEQAKGFTMVEHKGPMHEEVASQVKRLGLTNLGFEQDHVTYTQYDIYRQQLDVELIPTSGLVEKLRLIKTDEELTVLKDAVKIADDAFEHILSYIKPGVKEIDVSNELEFFMRKQGATSSSFDIIVASGYRSALPHGVASQKEIQSGELVTLDFGALYKGYCSDITRTIAVGEISDELKEIYDTVLQAQIRGMEGIKSGITGREADALTRDYINEKGYGEYFGHSTGHGIGLDVHEGPGLSSRTDQTLEAGMVVTVEPGIYVPNVGGCRIEDDTVVTETGNEPLSQSRKELIRL
- a CDS encoding YqhR family membrane protein, whose product is MADKPKDQDQPKEHKEQSKQEPPHSVLSKTLLIGFIAGILWSGLGAISYYFNFSQVSAATFIFRSFWQTEWTSTLLAEILAVGIVAVLSILVAFAYYVALKGKNGIWPGFIYGIILFGLLFYVMNPIFQAVPDFTQLTIDSLVTTICLFVLYGVFIGYSISYEFKEYNQPAE
- a CDS encoding SA1362 family protein, with protein sequence MSRNWGTLVMYTLITLAIFYVGYQMVTNPSSFLSSIIMMIGIAVLVYGAIYFLFLRNRVRAGAGRNSNEMKKYKQAVKQSKQKYKSPAPVKSKAKPAPKFSSNTKQTKAKRKNAPNLRVIEGNKSKGKNRASF